The proteins below come from a single Oscillospiraceae bacterium genomic window:
- a CDS encoding conjugal transfer protein TraX, which yields MTNQKTLSSGAGRFDISTAGLHILAMTLMLMDHLWATLLPAQEWLTCAGRLAYPIFAFMAVEGYFHTRSFRKYALRMLVFAVLSEVPFNLMCGGTWFYPVHQNVIWTLLMGLLGVHLLETVRRKQNPALFAAAAVGVILAGAVLGILCMVDYYAVGVLTVLVFYFFRGRAWWCLAGQLLALYWLNVEMLGGLMYPVQLFGASFEICQQGFALLALVPIWLYRGRQGYHSRWFQYFCYAFYPVHMLVLALALQFLNR from the coding sequence ATGACGAATCAGAAAACCCTTTCCAGCGGCGCAGGCCGCTTTGACATCAGCACAGCGGGCCTGCACATTCTGGCTATGACCCTTATGCTGATGGACCACCTCTGGGCCACACTGCTGCCTGCGCAGGAGTGGCTGACCTGTGCAGGCAGACTGGCTTACCCTATCTTTGCCTTTATGGCGGTGGAGGGGTACTTCCACACCCGCAGCTTCCGGAAATACGCACTGCGGATGCTGGTTTTCGCCGTGCTGTCCGAGGTTCCGTTCAATCTGATGTGCGGCGGGACATGGTTTTACCCGGTACACCAGAATGTGATCTGGACGCTGCTGATGGGCCTTTTGGGGGTGCATCTGCTGGAAACGGTGCGCCGAAAGCAGAACCCCGCTCTGTTTGCGGCGGCCGCAGTCGGCGTTATTCTGGCGGGGGCGGTGCTGGGAATCCTCTGCATGGTCGATTACTACGCTGTCGGCGTGCTGACGGTGTTGGTTTTCTACTTCTTCCGTGGTCGGGCATGGTGGTGCCTGGCAGGGCAGCTGCTCGCACTGTACTGGCTCAATGTCGAGATGCTGGGCGGCCTGATGTACCCTGTGCAGCTGTTCGGCGCTTCGTTTGAGATCTGCCAGCAGGGCTTTGCGCTGCTGGCGCTCGTCCCCATCTGGCTGTATCGCGGGCGGCAGGGATACCACAGCCGGTGGTTCCAATATTTCTGCTATGCGTTTTATCCTGTACACATGCTGGTGCTTGCACTGGCTCTGCAGTTCCTGAACCGCTGA
- a CDS encoding glycoside-pentoside-hexuronide (GPH):cation symporter — MSENTERRYLKWYNKVGYGSGDVAGNVVYAFLSSFVMIYLTDTVGLNPGIVGTLIAVSKLFDGITDIFFGSMIDKTHSKLGKARPWMLYGYIGCAITLVGIFAIPMGMSEFAKYAWFLICYTLLNAVFYTANNIAYSALTALVTKNSAERVEMGSYRFMFAFATSLAIQSVTLLAVSALGDTAEAWRTVAIVYAMIGLIVNTLSVFSVKELPEEEFVDTTDKAEIEKDEKYGLVEAAKLLGSNKYYLMICVTYILQQIYGAMISMGTYYTAHILGDKNLFGVFSWAINIPLIIALVFTPTLVAKMHGMYKLNVGSYALATVARALVAVAGYTGTGDVKMMLLFTAIAALGQGPWQGDMNAVIASCSEYTWLTKHKRVDGTMYSCTSLGVKLGGGLGTAITGWLLAFSNYDKALAVQPESCINMLKLMYLVIPFVLDAIITFILSRMKVEEANDKIRAEMKN, encoded by the coding sequence ATGTCTGAAAACACGGAAAGACGCTATTTAAAATGGTATAACAAAGTCGGATACGGCTCCGGCGATGTTGCAGGCAACGTGGTCTATGCGTTCCTCTCCTCGTTTGTTATGATTTACCTGACCGACACCGTCGGCCTGAATCCCGGCATCGTCGGCACGCTGATTGCTGTGTCCAAGCTGTTTGACGGCATTACCGACATCTTCTTTGGCTCGATGATCGACAAGACGCACTCCAAGCTGGGCAAGGCTCGCCCGTGGATGCTCTACGGCTACATCGGCTGCGCCATCACACTGGTCGGCATCTTCGCCATCCCCATGGGCATGAGCGAGTTTGCCAAGTACGCATGGTTCTTAATCTGCTACACTCTGCTGAATGCCGTGTTCTACACCGCCAACAACATCGCCTACTCTGCCCTGACCGCCCTTGTCACCAAGAACAGCGCCGAGCGAGTCGAGATGGGTTCCTACCGCTTCATGTTCGCATTCGCCACCAGCCTTGCCATCCAGTCCGTCACGCTGCTGGCTGTCTCCGCACTGGGCGACACTGCCGAAGCATGGCGCACCGTGGCTATCGTTTATGCCATGATCGGTCTGATCGTCAACACGCTCTCTGTTTTCTCCGTCAAGGAGTTGCCGGAGGAAGAGTTTGTCGATACCACGGATAAAGCCGAAATCGAGAAAGACGAGAAGTACGGTCTTGTCGAAGCTGCCAAGCTGCTGGGTTCCAACAAATACTACCTGATGATCTGCGTTACCTACATTTTGCAGCAGATCTACGGTGCCATGATCAGCATGGGTACCTACTACACTGCTCATATCCTTGGCGACAAGAACCTGTTCGGCGTGTTCTCTTGGGCCATCAACATTCCTTTGATCATCGCACTGGTCTTTACCCCGACCCTCGTTGCCAAGATGCACGGTATGTACAAGCTGAATGTCGGCAGCTATGCCCTTGCTACCGTAGCCCGTGCGCTCGTTGCTGTGGCCGGCTATACTGGCACCGGCGATGTCAAGATGATGCTGCTCTTCACGGCCATCGCTGCACTGGGTCAGGGCCCGTGGCAGGGCGATATGAATGCCGTTATCGCCTCCTGCTCCGAGTACACTTGGCTGACGAAGCACAAGCGCGTGGACGGCACGATGTACTCCTGCACCTCGCTCGGTGTCAAGCTGGGCGGCGGTCTCGGCACCGCCATCACCGGCTGGCTGCTGGCGTTCAGCAATTATGATAAGGCGCTGGCTGTGCAGCCGGAATCCTGCATCAATATGCTGAAACTCATGTACCTCGTAATTCCCTTTGTGCTGGACGCCATCATTACCTTTATCCTCTCCCGCATGAAGGTCGAGGAGGCCAACGATAAGATTCGCGCCGAAATGAAAAACTGA